A region from the Thauera humireducens genome encodes:
- a CDS encoding GspE/PulE family protein: MTQLHDDPQQSAAQAKAAQETADPLAATIGKLQQGSAVSRRLAFFKGLQVVTNRIHASNDVDEIILELSADLCALFEAQRLTIYTLEDKGTTIVTRVKTGLDSVQSIRLPVADSSIAGFVALTGRPVNIADVYDQAELAAISPSLHFKREVDASTGFRSRQMLVAPIRDPDSERVIGVIQLINSQSGGAFSNVAEEGLLGLTQTLGVAFARHAEKPARLRSRFDALVADGRITAEELRQVIREARTGDLNTETILIDVLGLSVAELGEAAARYFGVPYQPFLPNHVKPMDLLRNIKRDYVQQSLWLPYEENGDGVVILCVDPEQVRSSCVAQNVLPKKRLSYRVTSAREFAQTVEQYFGESIDDGSVSDILSDMDERDDEPGAVGDDVSAAADNELVKLVNRIIIEAYRQGASDIHIEPRPGREKTLIRFRKDGSLVPYIEVPASYRNPLVTRIKIMCDLDISERRKPQDGKIKFRKFAPLDIELRVATLPTQGGLEDVVMRLLASNEPIPMDQLGLMSFNLDRLKEAINKPYGIFFVCGPTGSGKTTTLHSILSYINTPDTKIWTVEDPVEITQRGLRQVQVNRKAGIDFATMMRAFLRADPDVIMVGEMRDHETVAVGIEASLTGHLVFSTLHTNSAPESVVRLLDMGMDPFNFADALIGVLAQRLAKRLCLKCREAYRPDDDEVRLLLEEYCEDMHLTPRFQADPAAARAEVLQRWRKSFADQAGHFTLYRPVGCGECNHGYKGRVGLHELMLGSAQIKRLIQERGRVDQILGEALAEGMRTLRQDGMEKVLAGITDMKQVRKVCVR, translated from the coding sequence ATGACGCAGTTGCACGACGATCCGCAGCAATCCGCCGCGCAGGCGAAAGCTGCCCAGGAGACTGCCGATCCGTTGGCGGCGACCATTGGCAAGCTGCAGCAAGGTAGTGCGGTGTCACGCCGCCTGGCCTTCTTCAAGGGGCTGCAGGTCGTCACCAATCGCATCCATGCCAGCAACGACGTCGACGAGATCATCCTCGAGCTTTCAGCAGATCTGTGTGCCCTGTTCGAGGCGCAGCGGCTGACGATCTACACCCTGGAGGACAAGGGCACGACGATCGTCACCCGCGTCAAGACGGGCCTGGACTCGGTGCAGAGCATTCGTCTCCCGGTGGCCGACAGCAGCATCGCCGGCTTTGTCGCCCTGACCGGCAGGCCGGTCAACATTGCCGACGTGTATGACCAGGCCGAGCTGGCCGCCATCTCGCCCAGTCTTCACTTCAAGCGCGAGGTGGACGCCAGTACCGGTTTTCGCTCCCGCCAGATGCTCGTGGCGCCGATCCGCGACCCGGACAGCGAGCGCGTCATCGGCGTCATCCAGCTCATCAACAGCCAGAGCGGAGGCGCGTTCAGCAACGTGGCCGAAGAGGGGCTGCTGGGCCTGACGCAGACGCTCGGCGTCGCGTTCGCGCGCCATGCCGAGAAACCGGCGCGCCTGCGGTCGCGCTTCGATGCGCTGGTGGCCGACGGGCGTATCACGGCCGAGGAACTGCGGCAGGTCATCCGCGAAGCGCGCACCGGCGACCTCAATACCGAGACGATCCTCATCGACGTGCTCGGCCTGAGCGTGGCCGAGCTTGGCGAGGCCGCGGCCCGCTACTTCGGTGTGCCCTACCAGCCCTTCCTGCCCAATCACGTCAAGCCGATGGATCTGCTGCGCAACATCAAGCGTGACTACGTCCAGCAGAGCCTGTGGCTTCCCTACGAGGAGAACGGTGACGGGGTCGTGATCCTGTGCGTCGATCCCGAGCAGGTGCGCAGTTCGTGCGTGGCACAGAACGTGTTGCCGAAGAAGCGGCTCAGCTACAGGGTGACCTCGGCGCGCGAGTTCGCGCAGACGGTGGAGCAGTACTTCGGTGAGTCGATCGACGACGGTTCGGTCAGCGACATCCTCTCCGACATGGACGAACGTGACGACGAGCCGGGCGCGGTCGGCGACGACGTCTCGGCCGCGGCCGACAACGAGCTCGTCAAGCTGGTCAATCGCATCATCATCGAGGCTTACCGCCAGGGGGCCTCGGACATCCACATCGAGCCGCGGCCGGGCAGGGAGAAGACGCTGATCCGCTTCCGCAAGGACGGCTCGCTCGTGCCCTACATCGAGGTGCCGGCCAGCTACCGCAATCCGCTCGTGACGCGCATCAAGATCATGTGCGATCTCGACATCTCCGAGCGGCGAAAGCCCCAGGACGGCAAGATCAAGTTCCGCAAGTTCGCGCCGCTCGACATCGAGCTGCGCGTGGCGACGCTGCCGACGCAGGGCGGGCTCGAAGATGTCGTGATGCGCCTCCTCGCGAGCAATGAGCCGATCCCGATGGATCAGCTCGGGCTGATGTCGTTCAACCTCGATCGGCTCAAGGAGGCGATCAACAAGCCCTACGGCATCTTCTTCGTCTGCGGCCCCACCGGCTCGGGCAAGACGACGACCCTGCACTCGATCCTCAGCTACATCAACACGCCCGACACCAAGATCTGGACCGTCGAAGACCCGGTCGAGATCACGCAGCGCGGCCTGCGTCAGGTGCAGGTCAACCGCAAGGCGGGCATCGACTTCGCGACCATGATGCGCGCCTTCCTGCGTGCCGACCCGGACGTGATCATGGTGGGCGAGATGCGCGACCACGAGACGGTGGCGGTCGGCATCGAAGCTTCGCTCACCGGCCACCTGGTGTTCTCGACCTTGCACACCAACAGCGCCCCCGAGTCCGTCGTGCGCCTACTCGACATGGGCATGGACCCGTTCAACTTCGCCGACGCGCTGATCGGCGTGCTCGCCCAGCGCCTGGCCAAGCGCCTGTGCCTGAAATGCCGTGAGGCCTATCGTCCCGACGACGACGAGGTGCGTCTGCTGCTCGAGGAGTACTGCGAGGACATGCACCTGACGCCCCGCTTCCAGGCCGACCCTGCCGCGGCGCGTGCCGAGGTCCTGCAACGCTGGCGCAAGAGCTTCGCGGATCAGGCCGGGCATTTCACGCTCTACCGCCCGGTCGGCTGCGGCGAGTGCAACCACGGCTACAAGGGGCGGGTGGGCCTGCACGAGCTGATGCTCGGCTCGGCACAGATCAAGCGCCTGATCCAGGAGCGCGGGCGCGTCGACCAGATCCTTGGCGAGGCACTCGCCGAAGGCATGCGCACCTTGCGCCAGGACGGCATGGAGAAGGTGCTGGCCGGCATCACCGACATGAAGCAGGTGCGCAAGGTCTGCGTGCGCTGA
- the rpe gene encoding ribulose-phosphate 3-epimerase yields the protein MYRIAPSLLSADFARLGEEVRNVIAAGADWIHFDVMDNHYVPNLTIGPLVCEAIRPHTTAPIDVHLMVKPVDRIIPDFAKAGANVITFHPEASEHIDRSLGLIRDAGCQAGLVFNPATPLHHMDHVMDKLDVVLLMSVNPGFGGQKFIPETLNKLRLAREKLDAYAARTGRRILLEIDGGVKTDNIAEIARAGADTFVAGSAVFGAGKDSDPNRYDSIIGALRGELARVAA from the coding sequence ATGTACCGCATCGCCCCCAGCCTGCTGTCCGCCGACTTCGCCCGCCTCGGCGAGGAAGTGCGCAACGTCATCGCCGCAGGCGCCGACTGGATTCACTTCGACGTGATGGACAACCACTACGTCCCCAATCTCACGATCGGACCCCTGGTGTGCGAGGCGATCCGGCCGCACACCACCGCGCCCATCGACGTGCACCTGATGGTGAAGCCGGTTGACCGCATCATTCCCGACTTCGCCAAGGCCGGCGCCAACGTCATCACCTTTCACCCCGAGGCCTCCGAGCACATCGACCGCAGCCTGGGCCTGATCCGCGATGCCGGCTGCCAGGCCGGGCTGGTGTTCAATCCGGCCACGCCGCTGCACCACATGGACCACGTCATGGACAAGCTCGACGTGGTGCTGCTGATGAGTGTGAACCCCGGTTTCGGCGGGCAGAAGTTCATCCCCGAGACGCTCAACAAGCTGCGTCTGGCGCGCGAGAAGCTCGACGCCTACGCGGCGCGCACCGGGCGGCGCATCCTGCTCGAGATCGACGGCGGGGTGAAGACCGACAACATCGCCGAGATCGCCCGCGCCGGCGCAGACACCTTCGTCGCCGGCTCGGCGGTGTTCGGCGCTGGCAAGGACAGCGATCCCAACCGCTACGATTCCATCATCGGCGCGCTGCGGGGCGAGCTGGCCAGGGTGGCGGCATGA
- a CDS encoding phosphoglycolate phosphatase, whose translation MSASARFAPRAVLFDLDGTLLDTIADLADAANLMLAELGRPVRSQEEVHSFVGKGIPNLVRRCMTEGTRATEAEIETAVAVFRRHYAVVNGARTAIYPGVIETLQALRGRDIRLAVVTNKAEAFTLPLLERMGIATHFDTVVSGDTLPVKKPDPATVRLACERLGVAPTEALMIGDSANDALAAQGAGMPVLLVTYGYSEGVPVDTIECDGLLSNALQALDHIVTA comes from the coding sequence ATGAGCGCCAGCGCGCGCTTCGCGCCGCGGGCCGTGTTGTTCGACCTCGACGGTACCTTGCTCGACACCATCGCCGACCTGGCCGACGCCGCCAACCTCATGCTGGCCGAACTCGGCCGGCCGGTACGCAGCCAGGAAGAGGTCCACAGCTTCGTCGGCAAAGGCATTCCCAATCTCGTGCGGCGCTGCATGACCGAGGGCACGCGTGCGACCGAGGCCGAGATCGAGACCGCGGTGGCGGTCTTTCGCCGCCACTATGCGGTAGTCAATGGCGCGCGCACCGCGATCTACCCCGGCGTGATCGAAACCCTGCAGGCCTTGCGCGGGCGCGACATCCGGCTGGCGGTCGTCACCAACAAGGCCGAGGCCTTCACGTTGCCGCTGCTCGAGCGCATGGGTATCGCCACGCATTTCGACACCGTCGTCAGCGGTGACACGCTGCCGGTGAAGAAGCCGGATCCGGCGACCGTGCGCCTGGCGTGCGAGCGACTTGGCGTGGCGCCGACCGAAGCGCTGATGATCGGCGACTCCGCCAACGACGCGCTGGCGGCGCAGGGTGCAGGCATGCCGGTGCTGCTGGTCACCTATGGTTACAGCGAAGGCGTGCCGGTGGACACCATCGAATGCGATGGGCTACTATCGAACGCACTTCAGGCCCTCGATCATATCGTTACCGCATAA